The genomic interval GGTTGTAGATCTCGCGCACCGCCTCTTCGTGCGAGGTGGCCGAGTCGTCGTCGAGGGTCGCTTCCAGGTACTGGTGATCGGCGTCTTCGGGCACGGCGCCTTCAAAAATCTGGCGGATCGCCTCGTCGGAGGCCAAGTTCTTGTCCATGGCCTTGATCAGGGTCGTGACCGCGATCTTGCGCTTGCGGTCGACCTTGACCGAGAAGACGTCCTTGGCCGACGTGTCGAATTCGAGCCACGCGCCGCGGTTGGGCAGGAGCTTGGCCGAATACAGGTAGCGGCCCGAAGTGCGATCGCGGACCCCGGTGAAATACACGCCCGGAGAGCGCACCAGCTGACAGACGACCACGCGCTCGGCGCCGTTGTAAATGAAGGTCCCCTGATCGGTCATGAGCGGGAAATCGCCCATGAAAACCCGGTTTTCCTTGATTTCGCCGTTCTGCAGGTTCTCCAGGCGGGCGTTAACGTACAGCGGGGCGTGGTAGGTGCGGTCGTTCTCGCGGCATTCGGACACAGGGTGCTTGGGTTCCTCGAACGGCTGTTCGGGCACCTCGAAATGCAGCCTGAAATTCTTGCCGGTGAAGTCCTCAATCGGCGAGATTTCGGCGAAGACCTCGCGCAGTCCCTCGGTCACGAACCATTGGAAGGAACGTCGCTGGATTGCTATCAGTTCGGGGAGATCCACCGCGTCGCGGTGATTCGGGACGGTGCCGAAATGGTGGCCGTTGGGGCTGCTCAAGAGACGCACTCCGGATTGCGGATGGGGCGATTGATCGCGAAAGGGCACACCCTTGTCAGGGGTGCGGGAAGGGCGAACGTGTGTCTTGTCTGGTACGACAAGCTACGGACGGCTGATCGCTGGCTTCAGGACCTGCCGCCGCGTTGGAAGCATCAAGGGCGCTAAGCGCGTCCTCCGTTGTTCATTAGGGGCTATTTTAGCAACCCCGTCAGCCGCGCACCGCCGGGTAATTGAGGCCGCCGCAGTCAGGAACTTTGCTCAACCGGGCGGCCAGTCCATCCTCCGTCCGGCCAGCAGGTGGATGTGTAGGTGCGGGACCGTTTGGGCGCCGTCGCGGCCCTCATTGATTACCAGCCGGTATCCGTCCTCTTCGATGCCGGCGCGACGCGCGTGGAGCGTGAGGGCTCCCACCAGGTCGGCAATCTGGGCGGGGTTGTCATCGGCGGCGGCGGCTACGCCGGAAACGTGCCGCGTGGGGATCGCCAGCAGGTGGGTGGGCGCGGCCGGCGCGATGTCGGAAAAGATCATCCAGTCTTCGCAGCGGTCGATTACGTCGGCCGGCAATTCACCGGCCGCGATCCGGCAGAAGATGCAGTCGCTAGCCAAGGCGCGCTCCAATTCCCAGTGATCTTTGCCGGTGCTCAGTTCGCGGCCGCCGCCGGCACCGCCACCAGGCCGTCGTCGCCGGCCGCCAGCTTTACTTCTTGCAGGGTACCGGTGACCGGTTCAAAGCCCAGCGGCCGGGCCCGCAGGTAGTTGCGCGTCAACCCCATGCAACGACCGGATGGATCCCTCTCCCACAATACCTGCGCCCGCGAACCGACGAACCCCGCCAGGTAGCGCTCGGACAGCCCGCCCGCCAGATCCAAAGCTTCGCTCATTCGCCGGCGCAGGGTCTGATCGTCAACGTGGTCGTCGCGACGCGCCGCCAGCGTGCGGGCGCGCCGCGAGTAGGGAAAAACGTGCATGTACGAAAAGCCCATCTGGGCGCAGAACCGCAACGAGCGCCGGTGGTCGTCTTCGCTTTCCCCCGGAAAACCCACCATCAGATCGGTCCCGATCGCCACCGATGGATCAGCGGCGCGCAGCCGGTCGACGATTTCCGCGTATTCGGCTGGCCGGTAGGGTCGGCGCATACCCTGCAGGACCGCCGCCGAACCCGACTGCAGCGGCAGATGAAAATGGGAACAGATCCGGCCGGCGGCCAGCAGGTCGTAGAGCCGGGGGTCAAAATCCATCGGTTCAATCGACGAGAGCCGGATGCGCGACGGCACCCGGTCGGCGACCCATTCGACAAGTTCGCCCAGACCGATTCCGCTGTCCGGGCAGCGGTAACTCCCCAGCGCTATCCCCGCCAGCACGACTTCGGGCGACCCGCCGCGGGCAAATTCCTGCACCCGTTCGAGCACATGACCGCGGGTGCGCGACCGGGGGCCGCCGCGGGCCCGCGGAACGATGCAGAACGCGCAGCCGTGGCGGCAACCCTCCTGGATTTTTACGGTGGGGCGGGTACGCCGGCGCTCCCCGAATCGGATAGCGGTGAAGTCGCGCCCGCGGTCACCGGCTGAATGGGAGTCGGCGATGGCGGCGGCAACCTCGCGCGGGGGCGCCCGGCCCATGACGCGGGCACCGGGAAAGTGCACGCGGATCGCCTCCGGGGCGACCGCGGCGTAGCAGCCGGTTACCACCAGTTCGGCCTCGGGACTGCGCCGCAACGCGCGGCCGATCGACTGGCGCGATTTGCGATCGGCGACATGGGTGACGGTGCAGGTGTTGACTATGACCACGTCGGACGGAGCGCCGAAATCGACCAGGTCCATGCCGGCCTCCTCCAGGAGCCGCACGATTTCGTCGCTGTCGGCCTGGTTGACCCGGCAGCCGAGCGTCTTGAGCGAAAACGTGGGCGCCGGACGACCCACTCAAACGCCTTCCGGCCCGGAACAGCCCGGGCGTCGGCACAGCATGGTGGCCCACTCTTCATCGAGCGCGGTCTCACGGCGGGTCCAGCCGGCGGCGTCCAAGGATTCGGAAAGTCCCGCTATCCGCGGACGATAGATTCCCGAAAGCAGCAGCGGCCCCGCGGCGACCACTGAATACGCCCCGAGCAATCGCTGGTGGGCGTCGGCGGTGATGTTGGCGACCACGACATCGAAATCATCTCGACCCTCGGTCCAGCCGGGGCCCAGGTCGCCCGGTTCGACCCTGACGCTTGGCCCGCAGCGGTTGCGGCGCGCGTTCCGGCGGGCCAGCGCCACGGCTTCCCGATCCAGGTCAATCGCGGTAACCGCGGCGGCCCCCAGACGGGCCGCAGCAATCGCCAGGACGCCGGTCCCGGTACCAACGTCCAGCACCGTCCGCCCGGTCAGATCGAGCCCTTGCAGCGTCCGCAGCGCGCCGCGGGTCGAGGGGTGCAGGCCCGAGCCGAATGCGCCCGCCGCATCGATCCGCAGCACGCTTTCCGGAGCGGTCCCGGCCGGCACCTCTGCGTCGATCGGAACTAGCACCAGCGAACCGACCTCGATCGGTCGCTGGTAGCGCCGTTCGCGGGCGCGCCACTCTCGGCGGCCGGTTACCGTCTGGCGGACCGCGCGCAGGGACGGGACGTCGAGACCGGCCGCCATCCGCAGGTCGCTGAGCAGGGCGCTGGCCGCCGCCTGGGACCGGCCGGATTCCGGGAACCAGGCGGTAACCCGGCAGGAACCGGTCGGAACGCTCTCGTCCGGCGGGTCTTTGGCGAATTCCTCCTCGACCGCCACCGCGCGGCCGGCGCGGCGTTGCATTAGCAGGCGCACGTCTTCAGCCAGCGCCGCCGGCACGGTGACCTGGATCTGCCGCCAGGAGTCCCTCACGTGAGCGCCTGGCGCAACCGTTCGGCCAGGCCCGGTGGTGGATCCTCCTCCTCGGCCAGCTGCTCGAAAAGGGCGCGTTGCTGTTTCGTCAACTTGCGCGGAATGGTCACCCGGGCCACCACGAAATGGTCGCCACGGCGCTGATCTCGCGGACTGGGCGCGCCGCGCCCCGCAAGCCGGACCGCTTCACCGGGCTGGGTGCCGGCTGCGAATTCGACCGTTTGCGGTCCGTCGACGGTCTCCACTTCGAGCTCCACGCCCAGGACCGCCTCGCTGACGCTCAGTTCGATCTCGGATTGCAGGTCGCGTCCCTGGCGGGCAATGCTTGGATGCGGCTCGACCGCGACAACCAAATACAGGTCCCCTGGCGGGCCGCCGTTGATTCCGCTGTCGCCCTGGCCCGAAATGCGGATTTCGGTCCCGTTGTCTACCCCGCCCGGGATGTCCACCTCAAGCTGCCGTTCCCGGTTCACCAGGCCCGCGCCTCGGCAGCCGTCGCAGCCGCGCTCGGCGATCCGCCCGGCGCCGCCGCAGTGCCGGCAGCCGGTAATGTTCACGAACTGCCCCAGGATCGAACGGGTCGCTGTGCGGACCTCGCCGGTCCCCCCGCACTGCCCGCAGTCGACCATCTTGCTGCCCGGGTCGAGGCCGTTGCCCCCGCAGTCGTCGCATAGCTCCTGGCGATTGACGGCGACCCCCAGCTTCAGGCCGTGCACGGCGCTGACGAAGTCGAGCTGGATCCGCTGTTGTAGATCGCGACCGCGTTGCGGGGAATCGGCGCGCCGCCCGCCGCGGCCGAAGAACACGTCGAAGATGTCGCCGAATCCGGGAATGTCGACCCCGCCAAAACCGGCTCCCGGACCACTCTGCAGCCCGCGCCAACCGAACTGGTCGAAGCGCTGCCGTTTCTCGGGATCCTTGAGCACGTCGTAGGCTGCCTGGATCTCCTTGAACCGGTCGGCCGCGTCCGGCTCGCGGCTCACGTCCGGATGGTGTTGCCGGGCCATCGCCCGGTAGGCCCGCGAGATGTCCTTCGCCCCGGCGTCGCGGGCTATGCCCAGCACTTCGTAGGGGTCGCGGCGGTCGGTGGCCATCAGCCGTCGTCGCCGCCGGAATCGATGTCGGGTTCGCCCGCTTCGGGTTCGGGTTCGTCGGCGTCCGTTTCCTGGCGTCCGACTCTGACCAGCGCCGGCCGGACTACCCGATCGCCCAGCCGATAGCCCGGCTGGTGAACGACTATCACGCGGTCTGGTTCGGTGCTGCCGTCGGTATCTACCGCCTGGTGGAAGTTGGGGTCGAACGCCTGCCCGACTCCGGCGACTGCCTCGATCCCATGCGAGGCCAGCAAGGCCTGGAAATGCTGCCGGGTAAAGAAAAGTCCCTCGATGAACGTGAACCCGGTCAGCTCGCCGGGGACCGCCGTGAGGGCGCGGTCCAGATGGTCCAGAGCCGAAAGCAGCTCGCGGGCGAATTCGATAACCGCGAACTGCCGCGCGTCGGCAACTTCCTGACCAGAACGCCGCTTGAGGTTGGCCAGGTCGGCCTGCGCCCGGGTTAATCGGTTGAGCAGGTCGTCGATCCGCTCCGACTGATCTTGGTCGGTCCCCACCGGGGGAGCTGCCGGCGGCGTCTCCGCCGGCGGTTCACCGCCTGTCGATTCGGTCGCCAATTTACATCCAGCTCCTAGCGCTGTTGAAGTTCCCGGGCCGCAGTTCCGGAGACGGCCGGTTGCAGCATTGCGATCCCGCCGACTATACAAATTTGATGCAGGCCTATCGGATCCGGCCGGATTCACCCGATCAAGAATGCCGATCCTGAAGCGCCCAGCACGATCAGCCCGCCGCCGGTCAGTGCCAGTGAGCGCGGGGCGGCCAATATCGGGTCCAGCAGGGCCTCTTCGGTACCTGAAGAATCAATCAGGGTCTGAATGCCCTGGGAGCTGATCCGGTCCAGGCGGCCGGCGGCCTCGCCGGCCACGTACACGGACCCGTTCTGCGCCGCAGCAAGCATCCCCGGGTCCGGCAACTCGGCGGCCAGGACCGCGATCGCATCGGCGCCGGGCCGGATCGCCAGGATTCGGCCGCTGCCGTTCTCGGCGATCAACAGCGATCCGTCGGCGGTTACAGCCAGGCCGGCCGGATCGCTCAGGGGGGTCCCGCGCGGCGCGGCGCCCTCCGCCGCTTCCCCGGTCTGCCCATTCCCCGCCACGGGTTCGAGCAGACCGTCGGTGGTCAGGCGCATGACCCGGTCGGTGCCCGAATCGGCCAGGTAGATGCTGCCGTCGGCGGCCATTGCCATCGCCACCACGTCCAACAGGCTCACGTCCAGGGCGGCACCGCCGGAGCCGGGGTCGCCGGGCCGTCCGTTCCCGGCCACGGTTTCGATCACCCCGCAACCGTCGATTCGACGGATTCGGAAATTGCCGGCATCGAAGAAAAACACATTTCCGACCCCGTCGGCCAGAACCGTTTTGGGGGCCGCGAGCAACGCGAACCGGGCCAGGCCGCCGTCGCCGCGAAATGCGGCCAGTCCCGAACCGGCGATCGTCTCGACCCTGCCGGAGGAGATCTTGCGCAGTCGGTTGTTGCCGGTATCGGCCACGAATATCTCGTTGCCGCCGACCGCGATCGAATCCGGGCCGGCAAACTGGGCCGCGGCGGCCGGCCCGTCGTCACCGGAGAAGCCGAATCCCGACCGCCCGAAAAGCTGGGTGGCTGCGAATTCGGATGCTGACAAGTCCTGCGGCAGGGCGCCGGGCCGCGGTTCGAGCCGGCAGCCAGTCTCCGAACCGGCATCGCCGAATCCGGCCAGCCGGAAGATCTTGCCGGAGAGCTGGGCCAACAGGTAGATCGACCCGTCCGGACCGAGCTGGAAATCAATCGGCCGCGGCAACACCGCTTCGCGTGCCGGCACTCCCGCCTGGGCGTTACCGGCGGTACCCAGCCCGGCATAGGTAAATATCGTCCCGGCCGCGGATACGACGCGAATCGCCGCGTTATTCCAGTCGGCCACGTAAAGATTGCCGGCCGCGTCGATATCCAGACCGGCGGGCGCATCGAGCTGTGCCGCTGCGGCCGGCCCGCCGTCGCCACTACGCCCCGGAATCCCGGTGCCGGCGACTGTCGAAACGACCCCGTCCGGACCGATCCTGCGCACCACGTGCCCCTCGCTTTCGCTCAGGTACATGACCCCCTCGGACGAGATCGCCAGGTCGGCGGGGCCGTCGATCCGGGCGCGGTCGGCGGGTCCGCCGTCTCCGCCGGTCGCCGGCTCGCCGGTGCCGGCGAAGGTAGTCACCGCCCCGCTTGCATCAATTCGCCGGATGCGGTTGTTGCCTCGGTCGGCGACGTACAGAACTCCGCTCCCGTCCAGGGCGAGCCCGGAAATCGAGTTGAAGCGGGCCTGCCCGACGGCCTCGGGGTCGTCCGCCGATCCGGGATCGCTGGAACCGGCCAGCAGGGAGATCGTTCCGTCGGGGGCGATGCGCCGGATCAGGGTGCTGGAGGCGATGTATATGCCGAAGCGCGAATCGGCGACGATCGGGCCGGGGTCCCGCAGCCCGGCCAACAGGGCCGGTCCGCCGTCGCCCGAATCGGACCTGGTTCCGTTGCCGGCGATTCGTTCGATCCGACCGTCGATCGCGATCTGGATGACCTGGTTGTTGGACCGATCGGTCACGAATACGTTGCCCGCCCGGTCAACTGCCAGCCCGGCCAGGGCCGGCGGAACCCCCACTCCAGCCTCATCCCGAAAAGCCGGTGCGAATTCGGCCACCTGCTCAAAAACCGGGTTGATCGGCGCCGGGGCGTAGCCCGCCCGCGCGGCCGGTACGGCGCCGGGATTCCAGACTATTTCAAGTTCAGCTGAAGGGTCGGCCGGGCTCGGCGCCGGGGCAAGCGCGGGTCTTTGTTCGCACCCGGCCGCCAAGGCACCCGCGAGCAAGAGTGCGACGGCACCCAGCGCCGTTCGCACCGCCCGGTTCAATCCCCGTCGGAGTCGGCGTCGGTCGGATCGAGCAATTCTTCTTCGGCGACCAGACGCCCGCCCTCCACTTTCGAATCAACCATTCGACGGCGCGAGTCAAACTGCAGCCAGACTTGGGCGGGGCGGAACGTTTGCTCGCCCATGACCTGCTTGGTGCAGGTGTAGTGAGTCGGGCTGTCGTGACTCGACCCCGGCGCAAATTCCTGCGTCAAATCGTTGTTCAGATCAACCCGCAGAGTAACGATTTCCTGAGTGCGGTCCATCTCTACGTATATGTAGAGGGCATCGTCGCGCGGTTGATTTCCGAAGAATCCCAAACCGGTTCCATCCTTGGCCGGGCCGTCGCGGCCGGCATCGGAACGGCAATTGCCGCCTAACATTAATTTTTATTAAACGCGACATCCGTACCATGGCCACCGTCCACGCAGGCCGGCCGCCGGCCCCCCCGACGCCCGGCGTCGGCCGGCACCGCTTCTACATCTGGACCTCCGGCTGCCAGATGAACAAAGACGATTCCGAGCGGATCGCGCGCGCCTTGGTCGCCGCCGGGCACGTGCCCGTTTCTCATCCCGACCGGGCATCGTTTGTGATCCTCAATGGCTGCAGCGTGCGCGACAACTCCGACCGCAAGACCTTCGGACGGATCGGCGCGCTGGGCGCGCGCAAACGGCGCGAACCGTTCTTGCAGGTGGCGCTGACCGGTTGCACAGTCCGGGCCACGGCGGCGGAGCTGGCGCCCCACCGTCCGAAATTGGACCTGATCTTCGACAACTCGCGCGTCGAGGAACTCCTGGACCACATGGCCAGCCAGCCGGGACCGGTGGTGGACGACTGGGAGGACTTCTCGCCCCAGGACCTGCCCGGGTTCGGCAGCCCCACCCGCTACGTGACCGTCATCTACGGGTGCTCCAAGCGCTGCACGTTCTGCATAGTGCCGTTCCGGCGCGGGGGTGAGCGCAGCCGCCCCCCGGAAGAAATCGAAGACGAAATGCGGACCAAGGCCGCCGAGGGCGCTGTCGAAATAACGCTGCTGGGGCAGATCGTTAACCGGTACGGCCGCGACCGCGCCGACGGCCCGGACCTGGCCGGTCTGCTGCGGCGCCTGGACCGGCAGGCCATCGTGCCTAGGCTCAGGTTCCTGACCGCCCATCCGCGCCACTTCGACCGCTCCCTGGCCGAGGCGATGGCCGAGTGTCAAACGGTCCTGGAGGAGATCAACTTGCCGGTGCAATCGGGCAATGACGAAGTGCTGCGCCGCATGGGCCGCGGCTACAACCGAGCCTGGTACCTGGACATGATCGCGATGCTGCGTGACACCGTGCCCGGCGTGGCGATCTCGACCGACGTGATCGTCGGCTTTCCGGGCGAGACCGAGGACCAGTTCCGATCGACCCTGGAGCTAATGGAAGAGGTCCGATTCGACGTGGTCCACATAGCCGCGTTTTCGCCCCGGATCGGAACCGTCGCGGACCGCTGGGGCGACGACATCGATCCGGCGGTGAAGCTGGAGCGGCTGCACCGCTGCGAGAGCTTGCAGAAAGACCTGGCCGAATCGATCAATGCCGATCTGGTGGGAAGCAGGCAGCAGGTTTTGATCGAGCAATTGCAGCCCGCCCGGGCGGCCGGTGGCGGACCCCGCTGGATGGGTCGAACGCGAACCAACAAACTGGTCTTTGCGCCGGGCAAAGCCCCGCTGGCGCCGAGCCAGATCGTGGACATGGATATCACTGACGCAACCGCCTGGTCGCTGCGGGGGGCACCGGTCACCGCCGTCTAACGCCGATGGCAGGGTCCAGACTCGGCCGTCGCCGCGCGCTGCTGGCGGGCGGCGCGATTGTCCTGGCGGCCTGTGGGCCCGATCCGGCCGCGGCCCCGCCGCTGCAGCTGGTGCGACCTTACTGGCGGCCGGCGCTGCAGGGCGCCGCCGACGCCATCGAGGTGACCCGGCAAATGGAATCCAACACCCAGTCATTCGCAGCGGGGTTGATTTCACTGCGCCAGTACGCGCTGGCGCTGGGCCGGTACGGACCCGAAATCGGCGACATCGGCCGCTCCCTGGCACAGCTTGAACCACCGGGCGACGCGCGCGACGCGCACCAAAGCCTGCTCGAATCGGCCGATGCCCTGACCCTTGCCGCCGCCAACATGAACGACTATCTGCGGGATGAGGATCTTCGCCAGGTGGTCGTGGCGGTCGACGGCCTCAAACGGGCTCGCGCCGCGCTGGGCAGTTTCGTCGCGGCCATCGACGATCCCGGCTCCCGGGCCGCAATGGAACAGCAGCTGCATGTGCTCGGCGAGATCGAGTTCAGGCCCAACACGGTCAACCGGTTCGCCGTGCTGGTCGGGGAGTTCGGATCGGCGGTGGAGGCCGGCGCGCGGCTGGGGCGCTACGACCCGGATGCCGAACTTTCCTCGCGATACCGGGGCTGGGCCGAGGTCGGGCGCTTCGCCGGCGCCGCGGAGGCGCTGCAATCGGCGGCGGTGTGGGACGGGCGCGGGTTCAAAGTACGGGTAGAGCCAACGCCCGATATCCGCATCGACGTATCAATCGCCAGCCCGGCCCTTTCGCACCGCGACTGGCGGGAATTGATCTGGTTCCATGACCTGGAGTTCGATCCGATCGCAGTCGCGGTCGCGGGCGACGCTACGGCGGTGGCGACGATCTCGCGAACCGGCCAGGTCGCATCCGTCGGAAACGGCGGGGCGCGGCTCTGGGATCGGGATCTGAACTTCCCGGCCGACGGGGTTGCGGTCAATCGCGACGGCTCGCTTACGGCCGGTTTCGGGTTCTTCGTGGCGCCACTCGACCGTCAGGGCGAACCGGTGTGGCCGCACGTGAAAGATCAATCCGACAATCAGTTGATCGAGCAGATTGAATTTGCGGCCGACAGCCTGCTGATGGCCCGCTCGGCCAACAATCGCGGCGAGGGCGGGGCGTTCATTCACCGCGCCGATGGCCGCAAATGGCGCCTGGACGCCGGCCCCCACAGCAGCGGAATCGGTTCCGCACGACTCAGTTTGGACGGCAGTCTGCTGGCGATTGCCACGGGCGGCGAGTCCCTGGTCCCGGCGGTGTCTTTCTACGACCTGCGCGACGAGGTCACGTTCCTGCGTAACAGCTTCACCACCGACGTCCCGATAAGCGGTCTGGCCCTGAGCGGCGACGGCAGCCGGATCGTGTTGGCGACCGCGCTTGCCCTT from Chloroflexota bacterium carries:
- a CDS encoding nucleotide exchange factor GrpE, translating into MGRPALTGTDRRRADRAGRFRIGILDRVNPAGSDRPASNLYSRRDRNAATGRLRNCGPGTSTALGAGCKLATESTGGEPPAETPPAAPPVGTDQDQSERIDDLLNRLTRAQADLANLKRRSGQEVADARQFAVIEFARELLSALDHLDRALTAVPGELTGFTFIEGLFFTRQHFQALLASHGIEAVAGVGQAFDPNFHQAVDTDGSTEPDRVIVVHQPGYRLGDRVVRPALVRVGRQETDADEPEPEAGEPDIDSGGDDG
- a CDS encoding methyltransferase domain-containing protein, with protein sequence MRDSWRQIQVTVPAALAEDVRLLMQRRAGRAVAVEEEFAKDPPDESVPTGSCRVTAWFPESGRSQAAASALLSDLRMAAGLDVPSLRAVRQTVTGRREWRARERRYQRPIEVGSLVLVPIDAEVPAGTAPESVLRIDAAGAFGSGLHPSTRGALRTLQGLDLTGRTVLDVGTGTGVLAIAAARLGAAAVTAIDLDREAVALARRNARRNRCGPSVRVEPGDLGPGWTEGRDDFDVVVANITADAHQRLLGAYSVVAAGPLLLSGIYRPRIAGLSESLDAAGWTRRETALDEEWATMLCRRPGCSGPEGV
- a CDS encoding MiaB/RimO family radical SAM methylthiotransferase, with product MGRPAPTFSLKTLGCRVNQADSDEIVRLLEEAGMDLVDFGAPSDVVIVNTCTVTHVADRKSRQSIGRALRRSPEAELVVTGCYAAVAPEAIRVHFPGARVMGRAPPREVAAAIADSHSAGDRGRDFTAIRFGERRRTRPTVKIQEGCRHGCAFCIVPRARGGPRSRTRGHVLERVQEFARGGSPEVVLAGIALGSYRCPDSGIGLGELVEWVADRVPSRIRLSSIEPMDFDPRLYDLLAAGRICSHFHLPLQSGSAAVLQGMRRPYRPAEYAEIVDRLRAADPSVAIGTDLMVGFPGESEDDHRRSLRFCAQMGFSYMHVFPYSRRARTLAARRDDHVDDQTLRRRMSEALDLAGGLSERYLAGFVGSRAQVLWERDPSGRCMGLTRNYLRARPLGFEPVTGTLQEVKLAAGDDGLVAVPAAAAN
- a CDS encoding HIT domain-containing protein — its product is MASDCIFCRIAAGELPADVIDRCEDWMIFSDIAPAAPTHLLAIPTRHVSGVAAAADDNPAQIADLVGALTLHARRAGIEEDGYRLVINEGRDGAQTVPHLHIHLLAGRRMDWPPG
- the dnaJ gene encoding molecular chaperone DnaJ, with product MATDRRDPYEVLGIARDAGAKDISRAYRAMARQHHPDVSREPDAADRFKEIQAAYDVLKDPEKRQRFDQFGWRGLQSGPGAGFGGVDIPGFGDIFDVFFGRGGRRADSPQRGRDLQQRIQLDFVSAVHGLKLGVAVNRQELCDDCGGNGLDPGSKMVDCGQCGGTGEVRTATRSILGQFVNITGCRHCGGAGRIAERGCDGCRGAGLVNRERQLEVDIPGGVDNGTEIRISGQGDSGINGGPPGDLYLVVAVEPHPSIARQGRDLQSEIELSVSEAVLGVELEVETVDGPQTVEFAAGTQPGEAVRLAGRGAPSPRDQRRGDHFVVARVTIPRKLTKQQRALFEQLAEEEDPPPGLAERLRQALT
- the miaB gene encoding tRNA (N6-isopentenyl adenosine(37)-C2)-methylthiotransferase MiaB; this encodes MATVHAGRPPAPPTPGVGRHRFYIWTSGCQMNKDDSERIARALVAAGHVPVSHPDRASFVILNGCSVRDNSDRKTFGRIGALGARKRREPFLQVALTGCTVRATAAELAPHRPKLDLIFDNSRVEELLDHMASQPGPVVDDWEDFSPQDLPGFGSPTRYVTVIYGCSKRCTFCIVPFRRGGERSRPPEEIEDEMRTKAAEGAVEITLLGQIVNRYGRDRADGPDLAGLLRRLDRQAIVPRLRFLTAHPRHFDRSLAEAMAECQTVLEEINLPVQSGNDEVLRRMGRGYNRAWYLDMIAMLRDTVPGVAISTDVIVGFPGETEDQFRSTLELMEEVRFDVVHIAAFSPRIGTVADRWGDDIDPAVKLERLHRCESLQKDLAESINADLVGSRQQVLIEQLQPARAAGGGPRWMGRTRTNKLVFAPGKAPLAPSQIVDMDITDATAWSLRGAPVTAV